From the genome of Phyllostomus discolor isolate MPI-MPIP mPhyDis1 chromosome 12, mPhyDis1.pri.v3, whole genome shotgun sequence, one region includes:
- the MEIOSIN gene encoding basic helix-loop-helix and HMG box domain-containing protein 1, giving the protein MRELVRKQKKNHTSKLHELALLLPVAPRTSCKKLTKVCGRKDRRGRKEILLHVLHYIQYLQRNIDVAQALLTFHAANGEGEVEGAVQNGGLGVGVRASDLSSPRSCAGRGRNPTAGSARRRHLTPSSSPHSCESCVRGACQKPRKKKLTRPTERQTRGQNPRRCLALDKPKKQVAPPSDQKGRDVEGPAAPPRCADSHARPEAALSLPQGCSCRNSAQGDGPYPAFGAQQGAERTYLVNGTQSYPSSVRAQPQTDKLSALRSCPGETAHPGNFTSCRQQLAVYESSEEADKEAPDADPWLPAWTPEGIPLGSPLPLGPPQIDNRSVTGPLSEILGLSPSLFSSPGKALPVETLEDSSLYLTQALFEEIFFDAMSSPAGCVLEVPQKETQGAFGAVVLNLSCFSRSFPRRAKSGGEKGTAGSAHVPPSFSFTSQDSPREASKDLPDSRRSLCQCLGSGDPPSLSEDSSGSEDSVTDSDVEMAWAQQDTPADPEGPRSVSDEDGDYTWTPSRQFSTLASARRKARKGQAGRGPVKPKNKKVPCSTQMKKKCVNGFIMFCRMNRKQYIRACPGTASTAATKELAQLWREMTEQERKPYCIKARRFSRQHNRIVKKESSSSDDEDWGVPKPFYQLLADKARSASGPAAQLLSHR; this is encoded by the exons AAGGAGATTCTGCTGCACGTCCTGCACTACATTCAGTACctgcagagaaacatcgatgtggccCAGGCCTTGCTGACCTTCCACGCCGCTAATGGGGAGGGTGAAGTCGAGG GGGCTGTCCAGAATGGAGGACTTGGAGTGGGGGTGAGGGCCTCTGACCTGTCTTCTCCTCGGTCCTGTGCAGGGCGGGGTCGGAACCCCACTGCGGGCTCAGCGAGGCGGAGACACCTCACCCCATCCAGCTCCCCGCACTCTTGTGAGTCCTGTGTCCGGGGGGCCTGTCAAAAGCCTCGGAAGAAGAAGCTGACCCGACCCACAG AACGCCAGACCCGGGGCCAGAACCCTCGTCGCTGTCTGGCCCTGGACAAGCCCAAGAAGCAGGTGGCCCCACCCTCGGACCAGAAAGGAAGAGACGTGGAGGGGCCCGCCGCTCCACCAAGATGCGCTGACTCCCACGCTCGCCCCGAGGCTGCTTTGTCCTTGCCTCAAG GCTGCTCCTGCAGAAACAGCGCCCAGGGTGATGGGCCTTACCCTGCCTTCGGGGCCCAGCAAGGGGCTGAGAGGACCTATTTGGTCAACGGAACACAGTCCTATCCCAG CTCTGTGAGGGCCCAACCTCAGACTGATAAGCTTTCTGCCCTGAGGTCGTGCCCCGGGGAGACAGCTCACCCAGGGAACTTCACCTcttgcaggcagcagctggccgtATACGAGTCCAGCGAGGAGGCGGACAAGGAGGCCCCAGACGCTGACCCTTGGCTTCCTGCCTGGACCCCAGAGGGCATCCCCCTAg GGAGCCCACTGCCTTTGGGGCCCCCTCAGATTGACAACCGGAGTGTGACGGGTCCCCTGAGTGAGATCCTAGGCCTCAGCCCTTCCCTCTTCAGCTCCCCGGGGAAAGCGCTGCCTGTAGAGACCTTGGAGGACAGCAGCCTGTACCTAACCCAAG CTCTCTTTGAGGAAATTTTCTTCGATGCCATGTCTTCGCCTGCTGGCTGCGTGCTGGAGGTTCCGCAGAAGGAG ACCCAAGGGGCGTTCGGGGCAGTTGTCCTGAATCTGAGCTGTTTCTCACGTTCCTTTCCTAGGAGAGCCAAGAGTGGGGGCGAGAAGGGCACCGCCGGCTCTGCTCACGTCCCTCCATCTTTCTCCTTCACCTCCCAGGACTCACCCCGTGAGGCCTCCAAGGACCTTCCTGACTCCCGCCGCAGCCTGTGCCAGTGCCTGGGCTCGGGGGACCCCCCCTCGCTGAGTGAGGACAGCTCCGGCTCTGAGGACTCGGTCACCGACTCGGACGTGGAGATGGCGTGGGCGCAGCAG gaCACTCCGGCCGACCCCGAGGGCCCCAGGTCCGTGAGCGATGAGGACGGAGACTACACGTGGACCCCCAGCCGCCAGTTCTCGACCTTGGCCTCGGCCAGGAGGAAGGCCAGGaagggccaggcaggcaggggccctgtgAAACCCAAGAACAAGAAAGTTCCCTGCTCCACTCAGATGAAGAAGAAGTGTGTCAACGGCTTCATCATGTTCTGCAGGATGAACCGGAAGCAGTATATCAG AGCCTGCCCGGGGACAGCATCCACGGCTGCCACCAAAGAGCTGGCCCAGCTCTGGCGGGAGATGACGGAGCAGGAGCGGAAGCCGTACTG CATCAAGGCGCGGAGATTCAGCCGCCAGCACAACCGGATTGTGAAGAAAGAGAGCTCCAGCAGCGACGACGAGGACTGGGGGGTGCCCAAGCCCTTCTATCAGCTGCTGGCGGACAAGGCCCGCTCTGCCTCAGGGCCCGCCGCTCAGCTGCTTTCTCACCGCTAA
- the SIX5 gene encoding homeobox protein SIX5, which yields MATLPAEPSVGPAAGGEAVAAAATEEEEEEARQLLQTLQAAEGEAAAAAGAGAGEAAAGAEGPVSPGVPGSPLEAAAEPPTGLRFSPEQVACVCEALLQAGHAGRLSRFLGALPPAERLRGSDPVLRARALVAFQRGEYAELYRLLESRPFPAAHHAFLQDLYLRARYHEAERARGRALGAVDKYRLRKKFPLPKTIWDGEETVYCFKERSRAALKACYRGNRYPTPDEKRRLATLTGLSLTQVSNWFKNRRQRDRTGGGGGAPCKSESDGNPTTEDESSRSPEDLERGVAPVATEAPAQGSIFLAGAAPPAPCPASSSILVNGSFLAASSSPAVLLNGSPVIINSLALGEASSLGPLLLAGGGGAPPPQPSPPGPSESKTSLVLDPQTGEVRLEEAQPEAPETKGTQVAALGPPGEEVPGPLPQVVPGPPPAATFPLPPGPVPSVAAPQVVPLSPPPGYPAGLGPTSPLLNLPQVVPTSQVVTLPQAVGPLQLLAAGPGSPVKVAAAAGPPNVHLINSGVGVTALQLPSATAPGNFLLANPVSGSPIVTGVAVQQGKIILTATFPTSMLVSQVLPPAPGLALPLKPDTAISVPEGALPVAPSPALPEAHALGTLSSQQLPQPPPAPAATIAASLPFSPDSSCLLAGFPAPPPEGLLLSPAAVPIWPSGLELSTSSEGLLEAEKGLGTQAPHTVLRLPDPDPEGLLLGATAGGEVDEGLEAETKVLTQLQSVPVEEPLEL from the exons ATGGCTACCTTGCCTGCGGAGCCGAGCGTGGGGCCGGCAGCTGGGGGggaggcggtggcggcggcagcgaccgaagaggaggaggaggaagcacgCCAGCTCCTGCAGACTTTGCAGGCGGCCGAGGGTgaggcagcggcggcggccggggccggggcgggcgaAGCGGCGGCGGGAGCGGAGGGCCCGGTGTCCCCGGGCGTCCCCGGGTCGCCCCTCGAGGCCGCTGCCGAGCCGCCCACGGGCCTCCGCTTCTCGCCCGAGCAGGTGGCGTGCGTCTGTGAGGCGCTGCTACAGGCGGGCCACGCCGGCCGCTTGAGCCGCTTCCTGGGCGCACTGCCCCCGGCCGAGCGCCTACGTGGCAGCGACCCGGTGCTGCGCGCTAGGGCCTTGGTGGCCTTCCAGCGGGGCGAGTACGCCGAGCTCTACCGGCTGCTCGAGAGCCGCCCCTTCCCCGCCGCCCACCACGCCTTCCTGCAGGACCTCTACCTGCGCGCGCGCTACCACGAGGCCGAGCGGGCCCGCGGCCGCGCGCTGGGCGCAGTGGACAAGTACCGTCTGCGCAAGAAGTTCCCGCTGCCCAAGACCATCTGGGACGGAGAGGAGACCGTCTACTGCTTCAAGGAGCGCTCCCGCGCCGCGCTCAAGGCCTGCTATCGCGGCAACCGCTACCCCACACCGGACGAGAAGCGCCGCCTGGCCACGCTCACAGGCCTCTCGCTCACGCAGGTCAGCAACTGGTTCAAGAACCGGCGGCAGCGTGACCGGACCGGGGGCGGTGGCGGCGCACCCTGCAAGAG TGAGTCTGACGGGAACCCCACCACCGAGGATGAGTCCAGCCGCAGTCCTGAGGACCTGGAGAGGGGGGTGGCTCCAGTGGCCACCGaggcccctgcccagggctccatATTCCTGGCTGGGGCCGCCCCTCCTGCGCCATGCCCTGCCTCTTCCTCCATCCTGGTGAATGGGAGCTTCCTGGCTGCCAGCAGCTCTCCAGCGGTGCTCCTCAATGGGAGCCCCGTCATCATCAACAGCCTGGCCCTGGGTGAAGCCTCCAGCCTGGGCCCCCTGCTGctcgcagggggtgggggtgccccgCCACCACAGCCCAGTCCCCCGGGCCCCAGTGAAAGCAAGACCTCCTTGGTCCTGGACCCTCAGACTGGGGAGGTTCGACTGGAGGAGGCTCAGCCTGAGGCCCCTGAAACCAAGGGGACCCAGGTGGCTGCTTTGGGGCCACCTGGAGAGGAGGTGCCCGGGCCTCTGCCCCAAGTGGTGCCTGGccccccaccagctgccaccttccctctgcccccaggaccAGTGCCTTCTGTGGCTGCTCCGCAAGTGGtgccactgtccccaccccctgggTATCCCGCAGGCCTGGGCCCCACCTCTCCACTGTTGAACCTGCCCCAGGTGGTGCCCACCTCACAGGTGGTGACCCTGCCACAGGCCGTGGGGCCCCTTCAGCTGCTGGCAGCTGGGCCAGGCAGCCCAGTGAAGGTGGCAGCTGCAGCGGGCCCTCCTAACGTGCACCTGATAAACTCCGGGGTGGGCGTGACCGCCCTGCAGTTGCCTTCAGCCACTGCCCCAG GAAACTTTCTCCTGGCCAACCCCGTGTCCGGCAGCCCCATCGTGACAGGTGTGGCCGTGCAGCAGGGCAAGATCATCCTCACCGCCACCTTCCCCACCAGCATGCTGGTCTCCCAGGTCCTGCCGCCTGCccccggcctggccctgcccctgaaGCCAGACACGGCCATCTCAGTGCCCGAAGGAGCCCTCCCCGTGGCCCCCAGCCCCGCTCTCCCAGAGGCCCACGCTCTAGGCACACTTTCTTCACAGCAGCTGCCACAgccaccacctgcccctgccgCCACCATTGCTGCCAGCCTGCCCTTCTCCCCAgactcctcctgcctcctggccgGCTTCCCAGCACCCCCGCCGGAGGGCCTCTTGCTGTCACCCGCAGCCGTGCCCATCTGGCCGTCGGGACTAGAACTGAGCACAAGCTCAGAGGGGCTGCTAGAAGCGGAgaaggggctggggacacaggccCCCCACACTGTACTAAGGCTCCCAGACCCCGACCCTGAGGGGCTGCTCCTGGGGGCCACAGCAGGGGGCGAGGTTGACGAGGGGCTGGAAGCTGAGACCAAGGTCCTCACCCAGCTACAGTCCGTGCCTGTGGAAGAGCCCTTGGAACTGTGA